The genomic DNA CTCTTCACCCCCGCCCGCGCGGCCCGGACCGCCGTGCACGAGACCGGGCATCGGCGATCCGTGCCCCGTGGATGAGCGCGCGTCATCGCGGTCGAGGAACAGAACTCGTCCGTTCGAGGCGGCGATGCCGGTCATGAGTTCGGCGGCGAACTCAGGGTCGTGCGTCGCGACGCTGGTCACGAGCGATCCGCCGCCGTGGGCAACGAGAGACGCGGCCTCAGACGTCGTGGAGTAGGTCAGCAGTGAAGCCACGGGGCCGAATGCCTCGACCTCGTGCACGGCATCCGCCCCTGCGTCGTCGAAGCGCAGCAGCATCGGGGCGACGAAGGCACCGTCGGCCGCGGAGGAGCCGTCGACGCCGCGCACCTCCGGCGCATCGCTGGAGCCGACGACGATCCGGCCACCCGCATCCTGCAGCACCTGCACCTGTCGCAGCACCTCGTCGCGCTGGGTGAGCGAGACGAGCGGGCCCATCGTCACACCCTCGGCGCGCGGGTCGCCGATCACGATCTTCGCCTCGAGCCGTGCGCGCACCGCGTCGATGACGGCGTCGGCGGATGCTGTCGGCACGATCGCGCGTCGGATCGCCGTGCACTTCTGTCCGGTTTTCGACGTCATCTCCGTCACCAGTTGGCGTACGTAGGCGTCGAACTCGGGCGTTCCCGCGACCCCGTCGGGGCCGAGCACCGAGGCGTTGATCGAGTCGGTCTCAGCGTTGAACCTCACGCCCCGCGGAGTCTGCGATCGCAGCCCGGCCGCCGTGGACGCACTGCCGGTGAACCCGACGATGTCGCCCAGGCGCAGGTCGTCGAAAAGCGTGGGCACACTGCCGCTGACCAGCTGCAGCGACCCGTCCGGCAGCAGCTCCGATTCGACGAGGATGCGCACGAAGGCCTCGGCGAGATAGCCGGTCGGCGTCGCGGGCTTCACGAGCGTCGGCATCCCCGCGAGGAATGCGGGCGCGAACTTCTCGAGCGCGCCCCACACCGGGAAGTTGAACGCGTTGATCTGCACTGCGACGCCCGGCAAGCGCGTGAACACATGGCGGCCGAGGAACGTGCCGTCCTTCGAAAGCGGCTCGATCGGGCCGTCGACGTACACGTGGCCGTTGGGCAGTTCGCGGCGCCCCTTACCGGAGTAGGCGAACAGCACCCCGATGCCGCCGTCGATGTCGACCCAGGAGTCGGCCGTCGTCGCCCCGGTGCGCGCCGAGAGGGCGTAGAGCTCGTTCTTGCGCTCGGTGAGCGCGAGCGCGAACTGTTTGAGCAGCACGGCACGCTGGTGGAACGTCAGCGCTCCCAGCGATGCCTGACCGACCGTGCGGGCGTAGTCGAGTGCGCCTGTCAGATCGATGCCCTGACTGCTGACCCTGGTGATCTCCTCGCCGGTCGAGGCATCACGGACGATCAGTGCACCGGCGTCCGAGTCCGGCGTCCACCATGCGCCCTGGACGTAGCCGGGCAGAACCTCGCTCATTCGTCATCCCATCTGTAGAAGCCTTGGCCGCTCTTGCGGCCGAGCCTGCCCTCCGTGACCATCTGCCTGAGCAGCGCCGGCGGTGCGAAGCGTTCGCCGAGGGTCGCGTACAGCTCTTCGGCGATGCCGAGGCGCACGTCGAGGCCGACGACATCGGTCGTGCGCAGCGGGCCCATCGGATGCCGGTACCCGAGCTCCATGGCCCGGTCGATGTCCTCCGCCGAGGCGACGCCGGCATCCAGCATCCTGATCGCTTCGAGTGCGAGCACGAGGCCGAGCCGACTGGACGCGAAGCCGGGGGAGTCGCGGACGACTATCGGCGTCTTTCCCAGTGTCTCCACCCAGTCGCGCGCCCGGTCGGCGAGTGCCGGATCCGTCGCGGATCCGCACACGATCTCGACCAGCGACGACGACGGCACCGGATTGAAGAAGTGCAGACCGAGGAACCTCTGCGGACGGGTGAGCGATGTAGCCAGGGCGTCGATCGAGATCGATGACGTGTTCGAGGCGAGCACCGCATCGGCGGCCAGCACGCTCTCCACGCGGGCGAGCGCCTCGGACTTGAGCGCACGGTCCTCCGGAACGGCCTCGATCACGAGGTCACGGTCTGCGAGGATTCCGGCATCCGTGCCTGCGCGGAGGGCCGCGTTCAGGTCGTCGAGCGTCCGTTCGGTGCTGTCGCGCTTCACGGAGCGCTCAAGGCTCTCGTGGATGCGATGCACCGCCGCCGTCATCGCGGCGCCGTCGCGTTCGACGATGATGACATCGGAACCGGCCAGCAGGAATGCATGCGCGATCCCTGCGCCCATGCGGCCTCCGCCGAGTACACCCACCTTCACCGTCGGCCTCGCCTCTCCAGGAACTCGGTCATCCGGCGCATCTTCTCCGGGCTCTCGAACAGCTCGGCCTGCAGATCGCCGTCGATACCGGGATGCGTCTCGCGCGGTGCACGCATGGCCCGTTTGGTGTGCTGGGTGGCGAGCGGATCGTTCGCGGCGATCCGATCCGCGATCGCGTGCGCTGCCACGAGCAGCTCATCGGCGGCGTGGATGCTGGAGACGAGGCCGGCGCGCAGCGCCTCGTCCGCAGTGAGAAGTCGCCCGGTGAGCAGCATCTCGCTCGCCAGGCCGTCGCCGACGATCTCTCGCAGCCGCCAGGTTCCGCCGGCTGCGGCCATGATGCCGAGACCGGTCTCTGGGTTGCCGATCTTCAGCGTTGGCGTGGCGATGCGGATGTCGGCCGCGTAGGCGAGCTCGGCGCCTCCACCGAGTGCATAGCCGTCGATCGCGGCGATCACCGGCATCGGCAGCTCATGGATGCGGATGAAGGCGGTGGCGTTGATGCCGCGGCGTGCGTCTTCGGCGCGACGGGCGCGCAACTGGGTGATGTCGGCGCCGGCCGCGAACACGCCGTCGACGCCGGTGAGGATCAGGATGCGCGGCTCGGTCTCGAGTTCCTCGCACAGCGCATGCAGCACGTCGATGATCTCGCGGTCGATCGCGTTGCGCTTGTCGGGGCGGTTCAACCGGGCGACGACGCGGTCGGGGCTGCGTTCGATGACGAGGGGTTCCTCGTTCATGTGCGCTCCTGACTGCGTCGTCTGGTCCGGCCCGGCAGTTTCTGACCGATCGTTCAGTAATTATTATGCCAAGGTTGCGCGGCGTCGGCAATCGCTGGTGTCAGACTGGAACGCGTGTCAGTGCCATCGTCCGAAGAAGTCGCGGCAGCGATGCCCGCTGCACGCCGAGGGCGACCGGGCTACGACCAGCGGCAGATCCTCGAGATCGCCGTGCAGGTCTTCATCGAACACGGGTACGACGCGACCTCGGTGGCCTCGCTCGCCGAACGCCTCGGCCTCTCGAAGTCCGCGCTGTATCACCACTACGCGTCGAAGGAGCGTCTGCTCGAGCTTGCCCTCGACGAGGCGATGGGGTCGTTGGAAGCCGTGCTGCGTGAACCGGGGGCGACAGCGGGCTCTGCGGGCGATCGGCTCGAGTACGTGCTTCGAGGTGCGGTGCGTGTGCTCGTCGACAAGCTCGCGTACGTGACACTGCTGCTGCGGGTGCGCGGCAACAGCGACGTCGAACGCGCGGCGCTCCAGCGGCGGCGCGGATTCGACGATCAGATCACCGATATGGTGCGGGCCGCTCAGGCCGAGGGGACGGTGCGCGCCGACGTCGGAGCGGCGGTCGCCACGAGGCTGCTGTTCGGCATGGTCAACTCGATCGTCGAGTGGTACCGGCCCGGTGGGCCCGAAGGCGCGGAAGCGCTCGCGGACGATGTGCTCACGATTGCCCTCGACGGGCTGCGCACGCGCTGAGCCCGAAGCGGGCTGAGCGCCGGGAAGTGCAGCAAGCTGATCACGCTCGACACCGCCCATCTGGTTGCTGCTACGCGAACCCTTCCATGCGCGCGCATATTCCGAATGACGCGGAGCGACGATCCGCCGACGCGCCGTGACGGCCTGTCGAACGCGAGTCCGATTCGACGAGCGCGCGCGGCTGAGCGAAGGAGAAAAGTGTCCGTCATTCGCGAGGTTGACCGACACTCTCCTCCTTCCACGGCTGCGCGGAGCGAGGAAACCCCGCCTCAGCGCCGCAGCGCCTCGCGGAACTTCACCCGCGCGCCCATCTTCAGCAGGGAGTTCTCGTAGATCTTCGCGCCGATCAGGATCACCACGATGCATGCCACGAGCATGATCGCCAGCGAGGCCAGCGGCTCCCACCACTCCGCCTCGTTGAAGAACAATCGGATCGGCATCCCGACCGGGGCAGAGAACGGCACGTACGAGAGCACGGTCATCACGACGGGGTTGTCGCCGAAGAAGATCACCAGGACGTACGGGATCATCGTCAGGTACATCACCGGGGTCAAGGTGGTGCCGGCGTCCTCCTGGCGCGACACCATCGATCCTGCGGCGGCGAACATGGCCGCGAGCAGGATGAACCCGAACAGGAAGAACACCGCGAACCAGACGACCGGGCCGCCGAGTCCCGCCAGCAACCCGGTCTGACCGGTGACGATCAGCCCGATGGTGCCGACGGTCGCCAGCAGCACGATCTGCGACATGGCGAGGATCGTGTTGCCGACCACCTTGCCGGCCAGCAGTACGCGTGCCGGGATGCTGGAGAGCAGGATCTCGACGACGCGGGTCTGCTTCTCCTCCACGACGCTGGTGGCCACCGGCATGCCGAACATCATCGCCGACATCATGAACACCAGACCGAAGCCGATGCCGAGCAGGTACCGGAGTGGCCCGCTGCCCGCGGCATCCGGGTTGAGCAACTCGACCTCCGGAGTCGCGGAGAGGGCCATCATCAGGCTCTGGGGCGCCTCCTTGTCGGCGATGATCACGAGGCCGGTCGGCGACGACGGGTCATCGACCACGGCGGCGTCGACCTCGCCCGATTCGACGAGCGCGGTGGCCTCATCCCGATCGGCGACCTCGGTCACGTCGTAGCCGTCGACTTCGGAAAGAGCGGATGCCGTGGCACCGGTCGCCGCGATGGGAGTCGCGCTGGAGTTCGAAGAGGAGAAACCGGCCCAGATGACGCCGGCGAGGGCGATCAGCAGCAGGATGCCGGTCGAGATCAGATAGGCCTTGCTGCGCAGTTTGGTGCTCAGTTCGCGCTCTGCGACGAGCCAGACGCCCTGTCCGGTGGAGACGGTCGAACCGTAACCGGTCCCTGAGCCTGTCGAAGGGTTCACTGGATGACCTCCTTGAAGATCTGGGCGAGGGTGGGATGCTGCGGACCGAACCTGCTGACGTCACCGTCCTGCAACGCGCGCCGGAGCACGCGCTGCGCGGAGGCCGGATCGTCTGTGTCGAACACGGCGTTCCCGCCCTCGAAATCGACGACCGTGACGCCCGGCTCCTCGCGCAGCCACCCGACATCGCCATTGCTCTCCAGCTCCCATCGAGGGGCCGAGTGCTGCTCGCGCAGCTGGTCGCGGGGTCCTGCAGCCCGGATCGTTCCGCCTGCGATGATGACCAGGTCATCGCACAGGCGCTCCACGACATCGAGCTGATGCGAGGAGAACAGCACCGAGACCCCGCGCGCCGCACGTTCCTGCAGCACGCCGGCGACCTTTTCGACGGCGAGCGGGTCGAGACCCGAGAACGGCTCGTCGAGGATCAGCACCTCCGGATCGTGCACGAGGGATGCCGCGATCTGCGCCCGCTGCTGATTACCGAGCGACAATGCCTCGATGTTGTCGTTCAGGCGCTCGCCGAGTCCGAGCTCTTCGAGAAGCGCGGTCGCATGCGACGTGGCATCCGTCTTGGAGAATCCGTGCAGGCGGGCGAAGTACACGACCTGCTCAAGTACCTTCATCTTCGGGTACAGCCCGCGCTCCTCCGGCATGTAGCCGAACTGGCGGCGTGCATCAGGCGTCAGCGTGGTGCCGCCGAGCGTGACGGATCCGCCGTCGGAGGCGAGCAGCCCGAGCACGATGCGCATCGTGGTCGTCTTGCCTGCGCCGTTGCCGCCGACGAAGCCGGTGAGGTGGCCGGCGACGACCGGGAAGGTGACGTCGTCGAGCACCAGGCGAGTACCGTAGCTCTTCGTTATGCCGGTCAGTTGAAGCGTTCCTGAGGTCATTTCGACTCGTTCCTTCGCTCAATGCATCGCATGCCTCCACGCTACGAGGCGCCTCGGCACGTCGGCATCCCCCCTGCGACGGACATTTACGTTCTATGCAAAGGAATTTAATTTCCGGACGGTGCGTTGAGCACGATGAATGCACATGGCTCATGACTGAGCCCGAACAGAAGGAACACACCTGTGACTCGCACCATCGGATACATCGTCGGCAGCATCTCCAGCACGTCCATCAACCGTCGCCTGGCGCGCGTGCTGCAGAACCTCGCCCCCGAAGGCACCGAACTCGTCGAAATCGAGATCAAGGACCTGCCCTTCTACTCGCCCGACTTCGACGCGGACTTCCCTCAGGTGGCGACCGACTTCAAGAAGGCCATCGCCGACGTCGACGGTGTCATCATCGTCACGCCCGAGTACAGCCGCTCGATCCCCGGCGTGCTCAAGAACGCGCTCGACTGGTCGACCCGCCCGTACGGCGAGATGTCGTTCTTCGGCAAGCCCGTCGCCGTCATCGGGACCTCGGGCTCTGGCGTCGCGACCGCCGCCGCCCAGCAGCACCTGCGTGCGATCCTCGGCCACTTCAGCGCGATCACGATGGGCCAGCCGGAGGGCTTCATCCAGGACCGCCCCGGCCTGTTCACCGAAGACGGCCAGGTCACCGATGACAGCACGGCCGGCTTCCTGGTCGGCTACCTCGAGGCGTTCAACGGCCTCATCTCACGCGTGCAGCACTCCGCGGAGCTCGTGAACGCGTAACTCTCACTGATGTACTGATGCCCCGGGGCCCTGTGCCCCGGGGCATTCGTCGTCTACTCCTCGAGCAGTCGCCATCCCAGTCGCTCGGATGCCGAGCGGTCGAACGTCACCGTCTCGGTCGCACCGAACTGTTCCATCGTTGACTGTATGAGGGCGTCCGCGAAGTCTGCTCCATCCTCGGCGAGATGGAGGGCGCGCACCACTCCCTCGCCGTCATCGAACTCCAGGGTCTCGCTCTCGACGAGGCGCCGGATGACCGCGAGGCACGCACGTTTCTCGAAGTGGCGCCCTCTGGCCAGCATCCAGTACACCTCGGCGAGCGTGACAATCGAGATGAAGCCGGGAGCTTCGCGGCTGAATCCTGAGAGGGTGCGTTGGGCGATGGCCGTTTGAACCTCGTGGTCCTGCAGCACTGCCCGAAGGATGATGTTGGTGTCGACGCCGGTCATCGAGCCATGCGTCAACATGTCAGGAGTCCATGCCGCTCTCGGCGGCGCCATCGGCGATGGCATCGTTCATCTCCTCGATCGTCATCGCGGGTACGCCGGGCTGGTGGAGCATGCCGAACAGGTCCGAAACGTCGCCCGTCTTGCGAACGACGTTGTACTGCCCGTTCGGGAGCTTCACGAACATCACCTTGGAGCCGGCCACAAGCTTCAGGTCGTCTCTGACGTCCTTGGGCATCGTGAACTGCCCTTTGCTCGTCATCGTTGCGATGGACATGGTGATTCCTTCCCACAGACGATTCGCCTTACTTCGTGCGAATAAGCTTACGCGATGCGAATGCGAAGGGATAGGGCGTCACGCCAGCCCGCGCCGATGCGCCAGCACGACGGCCTGCACGCGGTCACGGGCACCGAGCTTCTGCAGGATGCGTGAGACGTGCGTTTTCACGGTCGCCTCGCCGATGAACAGTCGCGTCGCGATCTCGGCATTGCTCATCGCCTCGGCGACCAGCGCCAGCACCTCGGCCTCACGGTCGGTGAGCGGCTCGACGAGCGCGACCCCGCGGGTGGTGGACGGGGCTTGCGGCGCGGTCGAGGCGTACCGCTGCACGACTCGGCGAGTCACCTCGGGCGCCAGCATCCCGTCGCCGGCCGCCAGCACGCGTACGGCCGTGAGCAGATCCTCCGGGGTGCCGTTCTTGAGCAGGAAGCCGCTCGCGCCGGCATCCAGCGCTGCGAACAGGTAGTCGTCGCGATCGAATGTCGTGACGATCGCGATCGCGGCCGTCACCTCGCGCTCGGCGACGATGCGTCTGGTCGCCTCGATGCCGTCCATGTCGGGCATCTGCACGTCCATCGTGACCACATCGGGTCGGAGAGCGGATGCTGCCGCCACGGCTTCCGCGCCGGTGGCAGCCTCACCGACGACGGTGATGTCGGACTGGATGTCGAGGATGGTGCGGAAACCGGCGCGCAGTGTCGCGTGATCATCGACGATGAGGACGCGGATCGGATCGCTCATGCCGTCGCTCCCGACAGCGCGACGGGTGCCGAGAGGGGAAGGTGCGCGCGAACCCGCCAACCTCCGCGCTCGCGCGGTGCGGACTCGATCGTGCCGCCCGATGCCAGCGCGCGTTCGCGCATGCCCAGCTGTCCCATTCCCGATCGTGCGGTGAGCACGGTGCGGCCGGTGCTGACGATCTCGAGCTCGACACCGCTGTCCAGATAGCGCAGGCGCACGTCGGCGGTGGCTCCCGCGCCGGCATGGCGGCGGATATTGGTGAGCGATTCCTGCGCGATGCGGTACAGGTTCACCTGCGTGACCGAAGGCACGGATCGCTGATCGCCGACCACCGTGAACTCCGTCGGCACGCCGGCGGAATCGGATGCCTCAGCAAGCTGTGCG from Microbacterium profundi includes the following:
- the paaZ gene encoding phenylacetic acid degradation bifunctional protein PaaZ translates to MSEVLPGYVQGAWWTPDSDAGALIVRDASTGEEITRVSSQGIDLTGALDYARTVGQASLGALTFHQRAVLLKQFALALTERKNELYALSARTGATTADSWVDIDGGIGVLFAYSGKGRRELPNGHVYVDGPIEPLSKDGTFLGRHVFTRLPGVAVQINAFNFPVWGALEKFAPAFLAGMPTLVKPATPTGYLAEAFVRILVESELLPDGSLQLVSGSVPTLFDDLRLGDIVGFTGSASTAAGLRSQTPRGVRFNAETDSINASVLGPDGVAGTPEFDAYVRQLVTEMTSKTGQKCTAIRRAIVPTASADAVIDAVRARLEAKIVIGDPRAEGVTMGPLVSLTQRDEVLRQVQVLQDAGGRIVVGSSDAPEVRGVDGSSAADGAFVAPMLLRFDDAGADAVHEVEAFGPVASLLTYSTTSEAASLVAHGGGSLVTSVATHDPEFAAELMTGIAASNGRVLFLDRDDARSSTGHGSPMPGLVHGGPGRAGGGEELGGIRAVLHHMQRTAVQGSPDMLTALTGVWHVGATARYDGIHPFRKSLAELQVGDRIASASREVTLDDIETFAHFTGDTFYAHMDEQAAAANPFFPGRVAHGYLLVSWAAGLFVDPEPGPVLANYGLENLRFITPVSPGDSIRVELTAKQITPRETDEYGEVRWDAVIRNQNEETVATYDVLTLVEKERSAA
- a CDS encoding 3-hydroxyacyl-CoA dehydrogenase family protein — protein: MGAGIAHAFLLAGSDVIIVERDGAAMTAAVHRIHESLERSVKRDSTERTLDDLNAALRAGTDAGILADRDLVIEAVPEDRALKSEALARVESVLAADAVLASNTSSISIDALATSLTRPQRFLGLHFFNPVPSSSLVEIVCGSATDPALADRARDWVETLGKTPIVVRDSPGFASSRLGLVLALEAIRMLDAGVASAEDIDRAMELGYRHPMGPLRTTDVVGLDVRLGIAEELYATLGERFAPPALLRQMVTEGRLGRKSGQGFYRWDDE
- a CDS encoding TetR/AcrR family transcriptional regulator: MPAARRGRPGYDQRQILEIAVQVFIEHGYDATSVASLAERLGLSKSALYHHYASKERLLELALDEAMGSLEAVLREPGATAGSAGDRLEYVLRGAVRVLVDKLAYVTLLLRVRGNSDVERAALQRRRGFDDQITDMVRAAQAEGTVRADVGAAVATRLLFGMVNSIVEWYRPGGPEGAEALADDVLTIALDGLRTR
- a CDS encoding response regulator; translation: MSDPIRVLIVDDHATLRAGFRTILDIQSDITVVGEAATGAEAVAAASALRPDVVTMDVQMPDMDGIEATRRIVAEREVTAAIAIVTTFDRDDYLFAALDAGASGFLLKNGTPEDLLTAVRVLAAGDGMLAPEVTRRVVQRYASTAPQAPSTTRGVALVEPLTDREAEVLALVAEAMSNAEIATRLFIGEATVKTHVSRILQKLGARDRVQAVVLAHRRGLA
- a CDS encoding PIN domain-containing protein yields the protein MLTHGSMTGVDTNIILRAVLQDHEVQTAIAQRTLSGFSREAPGFISIVTLAEVYWMLARGRHFEKRACLAVIRRLVESETLEFDDGEGVVRALHLAEDGADFADALIQSTMEQFGATETVTFDRSASERLGWRLLEE
- a CDS encoding enoyl-CoA hydratase/isomerase family protein, with amino-acid sequence MNEEPLVIERSPDRVVARLNRPDKRNAIDREIIDVLHALCEELETEPRILILTGVDGVFAAGADITQLRARRAEDARRGINATAFIRIHELPMPVIAAIDGYALGGGAELAYAADIRIATPTLKIGNPETGLGIMAAAGGTWRLREIVGDGLASEMLLTGRLLTADEALRAGLVSSIHAADELLVAAHAIADRIAANDPLATQHTKRAMRAPRETHPGIDGDLQAELFESPEKMRRMTEFLERRGRR
- a CDS encoding ABC transporter ATP-binding protein, giving the protein MTSGTLQLTGITKSYGTRLVLDDVTFPVVAGHLTGFVGGNGAGKTTTMRIVLGLLASDGGSVTLGGTTLTPDARRQFGYMPEERGLYPKMKVLEQVVYFARLHGFSKTDATSHATALLEELGLGERLNDNIEALSLGNQQRAQIAASLVHDPEVLILDEPFSGLDPLAVEKVAGVLQERAARGVSVLFSSHQLDVVERLCDDLVIIAGGTIRAAGPRDQLREQHSAPRWELESNGDVGWLREEPGVTVVDFEGGNAVFDTDDPASAQRVLRRALQDGDVSRFGPQHPTLAQIFKEVIQ
- a CDS encoding ABC transporter permease — protein: MNPSTGSGTGYGSTVSTGQGVWLVAERELSTKLRSKAYLISTGILLLIALAGVIWAGFSSSNSSATPIAATGATASALSEVDGYDVTEVADRDEATALVESGEVDAAVVDDPSSPTGLVIIADKEAPQSLMMALSATPEVELLNPDAAGSGPLRYLLGIGFGLVFMMSAMMFGMPVATSVVEEKQTRVVEILLSSIPARVLLAGKVVGNTILAMSQIVLLATVGTIGLIVTGQTGLLAGLGGPVVWFAVFFLFGFILLAAMFAAAGSMVSRQEDAGTTLTPVMYLTMIPYVLVIFFGDNPVVMTVLSYVPFSAPVGMPIRLFFNEAEWWEPLASLAIMLVACIVVILIGAKIYENSLLKMGARVKFREALRR
- a CDS encoding NADPH-dependent FMN reductase, translating into MTRTIGYIVGSISSTSINRRLARVLQNLAPEGTELVEIEIKDLPFYSPDFDADFPQVATDFKKAIADVDGVIIVTPEYSRSIPGVLKNALDWSTRPYGEMSFFGKPVAVIGTSGSGVATAAAQQHLRAILGHFSAITMGQPEGFIQDRPGLFTEDGQVTDDSTAGFLVGYLEAFNGLISRVQHSAELVNA
- a CDS encoding AbrB/MazE/SpoVT family DNA-binding domain-containing protein; amino-acid sequence: MSIATMTSKGQFTMPKDVRDDLKLVAGSKVMFVKLPNGQYNVVRKTGDVSDLFGMLHQPGVPAMTIEEMNDAIADGAAESGMDS